The nucleotide window tattattttattaagagCCCCACTCTGTCTTATGCTTAAGGTGACCGTGCTTACCCGTTACATCCCTGGATCATGACACCAGTACAAAACCCGAGGTCACTGGCAGAGGAGCGCTACAATCAGGCCCACTGCAGTACAAGAAACGTGATTGAGCGGACATTTGGTTTGTTAAAAAGCCGTTTTCGTGTGCTAGACCGAACCGGAGGAGCACTTCTTTACAGCCCAGAAAAGGTGTGCCAAATTGTTGTTGCATGTTGCATGCTTCACAACATTGCAGTGCGCGCTGGTATGCCCGTGGAGGCAATTGAGGAGCTGATGGCTGAAGATGAAGACCCTGGTCAAAACCCCGAACCCGTGCAGACTGGGGATGGACGACAGACACGGGATCTCTTAATAAGAACCTATTTTTCCTGAACGTTatcatttgaaatgtttttcGTTGTTTCTTACAAAATG belongs to Paramisgurnus dabryanus chromosome 2, PD_genome_1.1, whole genome shotgun sequence and includes:
- the LOC141281570 gene encoding putative nuclease HARBI1 — translated: MSGFPNVLGSIDGTHVQLIPPSETEHVFRNRKHTHSINVQVVCDSTTLITNVVAKYPGSVHDAFIFRNCSLFQRMRDGQYGDGWLLGDRAYPLHPWIMTPVQNPRSLAEERYNQAHCSTRNVIERTFGLLKSRFRVLDRTGGALLYSPEKVCQIVVACCMLHNIAVRAGMPVEAIEELMAEDEDPGQNPEPVQTGDGRQTRDLLIRTYFS